From one Actinomyces sp. Marseille-P3109 genomic stretch:
- the pepN gene encoding aminopeptidase N, with the protein MATTAPARSDSPTNLRHEEAAWRASVCQVPTSHVAIDVTTAIDPHETTFSVRCLMHLLIRQPAEGLWVDFVGHAVDSLSIDGELVPVTWDGARIALPDLEPGEHTVEVRARGLYSNSGQGLHRFHDPVDGATYLYTHFEPSDARRAWPIMEQPDLKTRFSLEVTHPRGWTVMSNTRPTAGSSSASAGTGSGYEVTSFATSMPLPSYLTALAAGPWHRVTGRWSSPSRQDLTIPLSWSCRASLADHLDAAELLDVTRAGLDLYDGAYGYGFPWDSYDSVLVPEYNLGAMENPGCITFNEDLYLFRGAVTRSQRAGRANTILHEMCHMWFGCLVTPTWWEDTWLKESFADHQGTWAEAEAAGYTEAWVSFASTRKAWAYLEDSRSATTHPIVARVDDVEAARQAFDGITYAKGAAVLKQLVAYVGQEAFLEASGRLFERRAYGNATLEDFLEVLSQVSGRDMHDWARAWLHTAGPSVISDELVVNEGRIVSLTLRQEGTDLATGEPVLRPHTLVVGLYSFDDSDALVRTHRLPATLEVEQLEITEAVGLPAPDVVLVNDEDLTYAVVRPDDASLSRLTASLGAVRDPMARALAWSMLHNLLRDARIGAPLFVETVLAHADDDTEPGTLSTLLNQALRAACRYTGPSARRLVLDRLVADDLETPEASEPVSGHGGWGRLRAAAPGSDSQLVRTRAWLEAAGQAGLLGEEPKAQAVIRIRRLLDGGLPGLELDADLKWRALTAMARLDAVRPGELDAQRKADPTASGITHHLRASSSLPLPELKAEVFDRLLTDTALSNDHVDALIAGFAVDAHRELTASFTIRYLQELEGIWSGRGQEIATRLVTGLFPVCGGEADARAVEDWLSSHPKAPRALRRLVLKSLDDLHRALAARRMSSARLQGPSH; encoded by the coding sequence ATGGCGACTACCGCGCCCGCTCGCTCGGACAGCCCCACGAACCTGCGCCACGAGGAGGCCGCCTGGCGGGCCTCGGTGTGCCAGGTGCCCACCAGCCATGTGGCGATCGACGTCACCACGGCCATCGACCCTCACGAGACGACCTTCAGCGTCCGCTGCCTGATGCACCTGCTCATCAGGCAGCCCGCTGAGGGCCTGTGGGTGGACTTCGTGGGGCACGCGGTCGACTCGCTCAGTATCGACGGTGAACTGGTCCCGGTGACCTGGGACGGAGCCCGCATCGCTCTGCCCGACCTCGAGCCGGGCGAGCACACGGTGGAGGTCCGGGCACGTGGCCTGTACTCCAACTCGGGCCAGGGACTGCACCGCTTCCACGACCCGGTTGACGGCGCCACCTACCTCTACACCCACTTCGAGCCTTCCGACGCGCGTCGCGCCTGGCCGATCATGGAGCAGCCGGACCTCAAGACACGGTTCTCGCTGGAGGTCACCCACCCGCGCGGCTGGACGGTCATGTCCAACACGCGGCCGACGGCGGGCAGCTCGAGCGCCTCGGCCGGCACCGGCAGCGGCTATGAGGTGACGTCCTTCGCCACCTCCATGCCTCTGCCCAGCTACCTCACCGCGCTGGCCGCCGGCCCCTGGCACCGGGTGACGGGCCGGTGGAGCTCCCCGAGTCGCCAGGACCTGACGATTCCACTGTCCTGGTCGTGTCGGGCCAGCCTGGCCGACCACCTCGACGCCGCCGAGCTCCTCGACGTCACCCGCGCAGGCCTGGACCTCTACGACGGCGCCTATGGCTACGGCTTCCCCTGGGACTCCTACGACAGCGTGCTCGTCCCCGAGTACAACCTGGGCGCCATGGAGAACCCCGGCTGTATCACCTTCAATGAGGACCTCTACCTCTTCCGCGGGGCGGTCACCCGCTCCCAGAGGGCGGGGCGGGCCAACACCATCCTCCACGAGATGTGCCACATGTGGTTCGGTTGCCTCGTCACCCCGACCTGGTGGGAGGACACCTGGCTCAAGGAGTCCTTCGCCGACCACCAGGGCACCTGGGCCGAGGCCGAGGCGGCCGGATACACGGAGGCGTGGGTGAGCTTTGCCTCCACCCGCAAGGCCTGGGCCTACCTGGAGGACTCCCGATCGGCCACCACCCACCCCATCGTGGCGCGGGTCGACGACGTCGAGGCCGCTCGCCAGGCCTTCGACGGCATCACCTACGCCAAGGGCGCCGCCGTTCTCAAGCAGCTCGTCGCTTACGTGGGCCAGGAGGCCTTCCTCGAGGCCTCAGGCAGGCTCTTCGAGCGCCGGGCCTACGGTAACGCCACTCTGGAGGACTTCCTGGAGGTGCTCTCGCAGGTCTCGGGCCGCGACATGCACGACTGGGCTCGAGCCTGGCTCCATACCGCGGGCCCCTCCGTCATCAGCGACGAGCTGGTCGTCAACGAGGGGAGGATCGTGTCGCTGACTCTCCGCCAGGAGGGCACCGACCTGGCCACCGGCGAGCCGGTGCTGCGTCCGCACACGCTCGTCGTCGGCCTGTACTCCTTCGACGACAGCGACGCGCTGGTGCGTACCCACCGGCTGCCGGCCACCCTGGAGGTCGAGCAGCTCGAGATCACCGAGGCGGTGGGGCTGCCCGCCCCCGACGTCGTCCTGGTCAACGACGAGGACCTCACCTACGCCGTCGTGCGTCCCGACGACGCCTCCTTGTCGCGTCTGACAGCCTCACTCGGGGCGGTCCGCGACCCCATGGCCCGAGCCCTGGCCTGGTCGATGCTGCACAACCTTCTGCGAGACGCAAGAATCGGTGCACCACTGTTCGTGGAGACCGTCCTGGCGCATGCCGACGACGACACCGAGCCGGGCACCCTGTCCACGCTGCTGAACCAAGCACTGCGCGCCGCCTGCCGGTACACCGGGCCGAGTGCACGGCGGCTGGTCCTGGACCGGCTCGTCGCAGATGACCTGGAGACCCCGGAGGCCTCCGAACCCGTCTCCGGACACGGCGGCTGGGGCAGGCTTCGTGCCGCTGCTCCAGGATCGGACTCCCAGCTCGTGCGCACCCGCGCCTGGCTGGAGGCCGCGGGACAGGCGGGGTTGCTCGGTGAGGAGCCGAAAGCACAGGCCGTCATCCGAATCCGCCGACTCTTGGACGGCGGTCTGCCCGGCCTGGAGCTGGACGCCGACCTGAAATGGCGGGCGCTGACGGCCATGGCACGGCTGGACGCCGTCCGTCCCGGTGAGCTCGACGCCCAACGGAAGGCGGATCCGACAGCCAGCGGCATCACCCACCACCTGAGGGCCTCCAGCTCGCTGCCACTCCCTGAGCTTAAGGCAGAGGTGTTCGATCGGCTCCTGACTGACACGGCTCTGAGCAATGACCATGTCGATGCCCTCATCGCCGGCTTCGCCGTCGACGCGCACCGTGAGCTGACAGCCTCGTTCACCATCCGCTAC
- the gndA gene encoding NADP-dependent phosphogluconate dehydrogenase, protein MSSFTPAPATADLGVFGLGVMGANLARNLARHGHAVAVHNRTFARTERLIERYGSEGDFVPAADLKDFVASLRTPRVAIIMVQAGAATEAVIDELAALMEPGDIIVDAGNTFYTDTRRREESLRERGLHFVGMGVSGGEEGALNGPSIMPGGTAESYKRLGPMLESISAHVDGVPCCTHVGPDGAGHFVKMVHNGIEYADMQLIAEAYDLLRHVGGFTVPEIAEVFRSWKDSELDSYLIDITTEVLSHTDAATGGPFVDIVVDAAGQKGTGVWTTQTALELGVAVPAIAEATFARAVSSASAARAAVQAADIAPGTSAPTLDGSEERRAFVDAVRQALYGSKIAAYAQGFDEIATASVQFGWNIDLGAMARIWRGGCIIRARFLDDITRAYDENPNLPSLLTAPVFASSLATVLPAWRQVVATSATTGVPAPAFASSLAYVDQLRSSRLPAALIQGQRDFFGSHTYHRTDDVEGVYHTLWATPERTEEKWS, encoded by the coding sequence ATGAGCAGTTTCACCCCCGCACCAGCCACGGCTGACCTCGGTGTCTTCGGGTTGGGGGTGATGGGGGCGAATCTCGCCCGCAACCTGGCTCGCCACGGGCACGCGGTCGCCGTCCACAACCGCACGTTCGCCCGTACCGAGAGGCTGATCGAGCGCTACGGCTCCGAGGGCGACTTCGTGCCGGCGGCCGACCTCAAGGACTTCGTGGCCTCCCTGCGCACTCCCCGTGTGGCCATCATCATGGTCCAGGCCGGCGCCGCCACCGAGGCGGTCATCGACGAGCTCGCCGCCCTCATGGAGCCCGGCGACATCATCGTCGACGCCGGAAACACCTTCTACACCGACACCCGGCGCCGCGAGGAGTCCCTGCGCGAGCGCGGCCTGCACTTCGTGGGCATGGGTGTCTCCGGCGGCGAGGAGGGGGCGCTCAACGGCCCCTCGATCATGCCCGGAGGTACCGCCGAGTCCTACAAGCGCCTGGGGCCGATGCTGGAGTCCATCTCCGCCCACGTCGACGGCGTTCCCTGCTGCACCCACGTGGGTCCCGACGGCGCCGGCCACTTCGTCAAGATGGTGCACAACGGCATCGAGTACGCCGACATGCAGCTCATCGCCGAGGCCTACGACCTGCTGCGCCACGTCGGTGGGTTCACAGTTCCCGAGATCGCCGAGGTCTTCCGCTCCTGGAAGGACTCCGAGCTCGACTCCTACCTCATCGACATCACCACCGAGGTCCTCTCCCACACCGACGCCGCAACCGGTGGCCCGTTCGTCGACATCGTCGTGGACGCAGCAGGACAGAAGGGCACCGGGGTGTGGACCACCCAGACGGCCCTTGAGCTGGGAGTGGCCGTACCCGCGATCGCCGAGGCCACCTTCGCTCGAGCCGTCTCCTCGGCCAGCGCGGCGCGAGCCGCCGTCCAGGCCGCCGACATCGCCCCGGGAACCTCGGCCCCGACCCTGGACGGCTCCGAGGAACGGCGTGCCTTCGTCGACGCCGTCAGGCAGGCCCTCTACGGCTCCAAGATCGCCGCCTACGCCCAGGGCTTCGACGAGATCGCCACCGCCTCGGTCCAGTTCGGCTGGAACATCGACCTGGGGGCCATGGCTCGTATCTGGCGAGGCGGCTGCATCATTCGAGCCCGGTTCCTGGACGACATCACCCGCGCCTACGACGAGAACCCGAACCTGCCCAGCCTCCTGACGGCGCCGGTCTTCGCCTCGTCCCTGGCCACGGTGCTACCCGCCTGGCGCCAGGTCGTGGCCACCTCCGCCACCACCGGTGTTCCGGCCCCGGCCTTCGCCTCCTCCCTGGCCTACGTCGACCAGCTGCGCTCATCGCGCCTGCCTGCAGCCCTCATCCAGGGGCAGCGCGACTTCTTCGGATCGCACACCTACCACCGCACCGACGACGTCGAGGGCGTCTACCACACGCTGTGGGCCACGCCCGAGCGCACCGAGGAGAAGTGGAGCTGA